A stretch of Dysidea avara chromosome 5, odDysAvar1.4, whole genome shotgun sequence DNA encodes these proteins:
- the LOC136256419 gene encoding leucine-rich repeats and immunoglobulin-like domains protein 1, with amino-acid sequence MISTTYSSFGNYTCTASSNGVVVISDTAILTVSPRGSVSVRPVGNILTSVDSTVSSTCVAQGGPNNVFEWRRQGVVISNDPVLAIPMVTGSDGGVYQCTVSNAAGSDTATTTVIGMYLHVSPSGTVVVTPKHLAVDHLTHSVIFTCQSDGGPNLMYTWLYNDATPNNDDIVINGNQLTVIRVTYLLGGTYTCIVSNEAGEGKDSSDLFGEILSMSSNFHMKY; translated from the exons ATGATCTCAACAACATATAGCAGTTTTGGTAACTACACTTGTACTGCCAGTTCTAATGGTGTAGTGGTTATATCTGATACAGCAATACTAACTG TATCTCCTCGAGGCAGTGTTAGTGTTAGACCAGTTGGAAACATTTTAACTAGTGTAGATTCAACAGTAAGTTCAACGTGTGTAGCTCAAGGAGGTCCCAACAATGTGTTTGAGTGGAGGAGACAAGGAGTGGTCATCTCTAATGATCCTGTGTTAGCAATTCCAATGGTGACTGGTTCTGATGGTGGAGTATATCAGTGTACAGTTAGTAATGCTGCTGGAAGTgatactgctactactacagtTATTGGTATGTATCTGCATG TATCACCAAGTGGCACCGTTGTGGTCACGCCAAAACATCTTGCAGTGGATCACTTGACTCATAGTGTCATATTTACATGTCAATCAGATGGTGGTCCCAACCTCATGTACACCTGGTTGTACAATGATGCTACACCAAACAATGATGACATTGTGATCAATGGTAACCAGTTGACAGTGATCAGAGTAACTTACCTCCTTGGAGGAACTTATACATGTATTGTAAGCAATGAAGCTGGAGAAGGAAAGGACAGTAGTGACTTGTTTGGTGAGATTCTATCCATGTCTAGTAATTTTCACATGAAGTATTAA